One genomic region from Drosophila subpulchrella strain 33 F10 #4 breed RU33 chromosome 2R, RU_Dsub_v1.1 Primary Assembly, whole genome shotgun sequence encodes:
- the LOC119550826 gene encoding eukaryotic translation elongation factor 1 epsilon-1: protein MCDVATVQKIANCLGVNPGKVQLNEEQVVTRTSGQKKTVAGFATILESLASESKSETAQNSKVSREVEAQVYQWIEFSVLYVAPGSKDKHVSKQLLADFNKLFASKSYLVGHFITLADLAVYYAIYDLVKSLSPVDKEAYLNLSRWFDHLQNRPEVHQGETLLNFTTIYLHGWATGTHI, encoded by the exons ATGTGCGACGTTGCAACAGTGCAAAAGATTGCCAATTGCCTGGGCGTGAATCCCGGCAAGGTGCAGCTGAACGAGGAGCAG GTCGTAACGCGCACGAGTGGCCAAAAGAAGACCGTGGCCGGATTCGCCACAATCCTGGAGAGCTTGGCCAGCGAATCCAAGTCGGAGACGGCCCAGAACAGCAAGGTGTCGCGGGAGGTGGAGGCCCAGGTGTACCAGTGGATCGAGTTCTCCGTTCTCTACGTGGCGCCCGGCTCCAAGGACAAGCACGTGTCCAAGCAACTCCTGGCCGACTTCAACAAGCTCTTCGCCAGCAAATCCTACCTGGTGGGCCACTTCATCACGCTGGCCGACCTGGCCGTCTACTATGCCATCTACGATCTTGTG AAATCCCTCTCGCCTGTGGACAAGGAGGCCTATCTGAATCTCTCCCGCTGGTTCGATCACCTCCAAAACCGCCCGGAGGTCCACCAGGGCGAGACGCTGCTGAACTTCACCACCATTTACCTGCACGGCTGGGCCACAGGCACTCACATCTAA
- the LOC119551900 gene encoding putative gustatory receptor 59e, producing MDSSYWVNLLLTINRFLGVFPSGRRGFLRWLHSLWCLFLLLYICIGSICKLVEFRLDMPTIEKLLYLMEFPGNMSTIAILVYYAVLNSPRSYEVELQIHRLIRGLESKAIRIVYKKQGQRTLHLMVTVIVFHVLCSVVDMINYNFDIWSTFYSNSVYNLPALMMSLGVLQYALPLHLLCLLLEQMSISVEDLKLRQRPSRDITKLDAGYESAFAVLVDAGGGTSLLIEEMRSTCNRIDLIHKELLSRFGLYLLLNMINSLISFCVELYFLFNFFDNPLWEESKLVVYRLFWLVMHGGRIWFILAVNEQILEQKCNLCQLINELEVCSSHLERTINRFLLQLQTSIDQPLEACGIVTLDTLSLGGFIGVVMAIVIFLIQIGLGNKSLMGVALNRSNWVYI from the exons ATGGACAGTTCGTATTGGGTGAATCTCCTGCTGACTATCAACCGATTTCTGGGTGTATTTCCCAGTGGAAGAAGGGGATTTCTCCGCTGGCTCCACTCTCTTTGGTGCCTGTTTCTACTTTTATACATCTGCATAGGAAGCATTTGTAAGTTAGTGGAATTCAGATTGGATATGCCCACCATCGAAAAACTACTCTACTTGATGGAGTTTCCGGGAAACATGTCGACTATTGCCATCCTGGTTTACTATGCTGTATTAAATTCTCCCCGTTCTTATGAAGTGGAGTTGCAGATTCATCGCCTGATTAGAGGACTCGAAAGCAAAGCTATTCGTATTGTCTATAAGAAACAGGGTCAGAGAACTCTTCATCTAATGGTGACGGTTATAGTTTTCCATGTCTTGTGTTCTGTGGTGGATATGATTAACTATAACTTTGATATTTGGTCCACTTTCTATAGTAACAGTGTCTATAATCTGCCTGCTTTAATGATGAGTCTTGGGGTACTCCAGTATGCCCTACCTCTGCACCTCCTTTGCCTTTTGCTGGAGCAGATGAGTATATCTGTTGAAGACTTGAAGTTGCGACAGAGACCCTCGAGGGATATAACCAAATTGGATGCCGGATACGAATCCGCCTTTGCTGTTCTCGTGGACGCAGGTGGAGGAACTTCCTTGCTTATCGAAGAGATGCGGTCAACCTGCAATCGTATAGATCTAATCCACAAGGAGTTACTATCCCGATTTGGTCTTTACTTGCTCCTAAACATGATAAATTCTTTGATTAGCTTTTGTGTAGAGCTCtactttctttttaatttcttcGATAATCCCCTATGGGAAGAATCAAAGTTGGTAGTGTATCGCCTGTTTTGGTTGGTAATGCATGGAGGTCGTATATGGTTTATCCTAGCGGTAAACGAGCAGATACTGGAACAG AAATGTAACCTCTGTCAGCTGATCAATGAGTTGGAGGTGTGTAGCTCCCACCTGGAAAGGACCATTAATCGTTTTCTGCTGCAACTCCAGACCAGTATTGACCAACCCCTGGAAGCTTGTGGAATCGTGACATTGGACACTCTGTCTTTGGGAGGG TTTATCGGGGTCGTGATGGCCATTGTCATTTTCCTCATACAAATCGGTCTGGGCAATAAATCGCTAATGGGAGTTGCCCTCAACAGATCCAATTGGGTTTACATTTGA
- the LOC119549836 gene encoding sodium channel protein Nach codes for MSNQRLRLWFRGISGRILRGLLAYLRMFLAGCVSYSGRLRDVVAQAGAETGLLALSLCVNRSIHLLERLFWLAVVISSVIAALVLSRFQLERYFSSPTVISVDRDYRGWNGSLPAVTLCYYDHIDSFKANEYIQEVWNVSIIDEDYFYFMDFLYAVVNATAGNYAELAKFSEDERFDQIDLYEMIQRVDRPFEQVISSFDSGFQVHVQRVMTERGSCYAINSPMSTVLSGQPVAYELMPQPLSCQYGKQQCYIRMDLYESTGVIDVHSPFEVSATEANIVALHKSDEITASFKVLETVASKNLRQLSVAQRKCVFNNEETSNLKIYSKSLCLARCRAVMALEMCNCVPFFYPFVEGPSCNPAGFECLLDFKWPIWALHICKCPSTCTEIEYTMQTVKKSSWGVKNNEEVASSETATSSFRWDLIPPKVRMRRDVVYSFEDLVVSFGGVLALFVGVSVMGLVEMGHVLIYNLLLDIFTLRRVVFGRLRRCWRRDDRKPEANHLKSRLHHFDDRLSLADTAELPPFDYVN; via the exons ATGTCCAACCAGCGACTGAGACTCTGGTTTAGGGGAATATCCGGCAGGATCCTCCGAGGACTGTTGGCCTACCTTCGAATGTTCTTGGCTGGCTGCGTAAGTTACTCCGGTCGCCTGCGAGATGTGGTGGCTCAGGCAGGAGCTGAAACGGGTCTCCTGGCACTGAGTTTGTGCGTCAATCGGAGTATTCACCTACTGGAACGCCTTTTCTGGCTGGCGGTGGTCATCAGCAGTGTGATTGCCGCACTGGTGCTCAGTCGCTTCCAGTTGGAGCGTTACTTCAGCTCACCCACTGTGATCTCCGTGGATCGGGATTATCGTGGATGGAATGGATCCCTGCCGGCAGTCACCCTGTGCTACTACGACCACATCGATTCCTTCAAGGCCAATGAGTATATCCAGGAGGTGTGGAATGTGTCCATTATTGACGAGGATTACTTCTACTTTATGGACTTCCTCTACGCGGTGGTGAATGCCACGGCGGGCAACTACGCCGAACTGGCTAAGTTTTCGGAGGACGAACGCTTCGATCAAATAGATCTCTACGAGATGATCCAGCGGGTGGATCGACCCTTCGAGCAGGTGATCAGCAGCTTCGACTCTGGATTCCAAGTCCATGTGCAGAGGGTGATGACAGAACGAGGATCCTGCTACGCCATCAATTCGCCCATGTCCACGGTGCTGAGTGGCCA ACCCGTTGCCTACGAGCTGATGCCGCAACCTTTATCCTGCCAGTATGGCAAACAGCAGTGCTACATTCGAATGGATCTGTATGAAAGCACTGGAGTG ATAGACGTCCACTCGCCATTTGAGGTTTCGGCCACAGAGGCGAACATTGTGGCCCTGCACAAATCCGACGAGATAACGGCCTCGTTCAAGGTGCTAGAAACGGT GGCATCGAAAAATTTACGCCAACTCAGTGTGGCGCAACGCAAGTGTGTGTTCAACAATGAGGAGACATCCAACCTAAAG ATCTACAGCAAATCCCTGTGCCTGGCCCGATGTCGAGCGGTTATGGCCCTGGAGATGTGCAACTGCGTGCCCTTCTTCTATCCGTTTGTCGAGGGACCCAGCTGCAATCCCGCCGGATTCGAGTGCCTGTTGGACTTCAAGTGGCCCATCTGGGCACTGCACATCTGCAAGTGCCCCTCCACCTGCACGGAGATCGAATACACCATGCAGACGGTCAAGAAGAGTTCCTGGGGCGTCAAGAACAACGAGGAGGTGGCCAGCAGTGAGACAGCCACCTCCAGCTTCCGCTGGGATCTGATCCCTCCTAAAGTCCGCATGCGACGGGATGTGGTTTACAGTTTTGAAGACTTAGTAG TATCCTTCGGAGGAGTCCTGGCCCTTTTCGTGGGCGTCAGCGTGATGGGACTGGTGGAGATGGGGCATGTGCTCATCTACAACTTGCTGCTGGACATCTTTACTCTCCGCCGCGTGGTTTTTGGCCGCCTGAGGCGGTGCTGGCGAAGAGACGACCGCAAACCGGAGGCGAACCACCTCAAGAGCCGACTGCACCACTTCGACGACCGCCTCTCTTTGGCCGACACCGCTGAACTGCCTCCATTTGACTATGTGAATTGA
- the LOC119551599 gene encoding ras-related protein RabJ isoform X2, which produces MYYRNANAAILVFDLTQYKTFTEIKSWIQELHRNVQDPMILTLVGNKMDMQQQRAVSREEAFVFATSIGATYFETSTETDQGLEQVFISTAQGLVRLADEGKSPSLRSFESSDSLAYTNTNTAFSHTVAALARSPGNAAFRLPYVDIGLAVEGEDVKTNGVGRLETAPWSIEHIALGEVERPSWCCY; this is translated from the coding sequence ATGTATTATAGAAATGCCAATGCCGCCATTCTGGTCTTCGATCTGACGCAATACAAGACCTTCACGGAGATCAAGTCGTGGATTCAGGAGCTGCATCGCAATGTTCAGGACCCGATGATACTGACGCTGGTGGGAAACAAAATGGATATGCAGCAGCAGCGAGCGGTGTCCAGGGAGGAGGCCTTTGTGTTTGCCACCTCCATTGGGGCCACCTACTTCGAAACCTCCACGGAAACGGATCAGGGACTGGAGCAGGTGTTCATCTCCACGGCCCAGGGATTGGTTCGCCTGGCGGACGAGGGCAAGAGTCCCTCGCTGCGCTCCTTTGAGTCGAGTGATTCGCTGGCctacaccaacaccaacactgCCTTCAGCCACACGGTGGCCGCCTTGGCCAGAAGCCCGGGAAACGCTGCCTTTCGGCTGCCCTACGTTGATATAGGATTGGCGGTGGAGGGCGAGGATGTGAAGACCAATGGTGTGGGACGGCTGGAGACGGCGCCCTGGAGCATTGAGCACATTGCCCTCGGCGAGGTGGAAAGGCCCAGTTGGTGCTGCTACTAA
- the LOC119549834 gene encoding uncharacterized protein LOC119549834 yields the protein MATSNLIRNKINNSYESEPSTGSGSSLSENNEGHISDEEHMNLPYLMKPKPLSNQPSNDTPTPPNQKPSSQESQFLGFGDSPYGQVNKRLYGSQLQNLKLPEVEPPAVRRPSPGKIVFPRFYDTLIEENSCNAVDMAVSVAITATTTTGSLSFDGKIKSLTARPEDQEKPGPSNPRLSTVLETSLNTSQKFNNERSPDLFADSEEEGENDEQVEKEPATRLEDLPEVLEESQCTSDVRARCSLTGPTESSFVDEQTMDMSATQLNANDPRSHFLENCRRERELYRRIRRCLQGVRPPPTVTTPDVDVIKMVLSMKTNVLNFLAKDAPASTPTIEDSGISETSSLFRPTHSLSEAQNMGWREVLGVRHHGLSYNLNKAAEQNEYLSMSVVDRYVGVETATSYVRSPSSAKKRNMRMKMLTQSPGNRLSHLAKRRAIFSSANLATNSQKLNSSIGPQIVLDKKKARNKRKATPKRKTPGSKKKARKTPSSSARKHLYRTDLIKPGPSRETSKRALFQSPAKNLQQQQLMPPKPLFKPEIANRVERSKRALFSPDHQGGSNQLESLLKRKRNACDDEDSADMASQSSKLFRAESSGPSGLTPRALKIKSQSFCIGAGSSTAGLQLKLTQQVATPAGQSRLSLGLSGSSSNLVSGSFSLASGTPLASKLQRAQSEMCATPNSSMTDNQRKKLLWAVSQALQEKKITPKHEHFRQHAADLTRIVKRIFQEFYLGHSSSNSETLLRLAKKFAFSVIAGKNADDIYLQARSQESEAKRLSSTRLSGYIGPEEFAQRKLLLSQTSVAGAVAGSARSLHNIFGSENSIDSFGLSQMSLPTNTCLDTQSSIVDRISEDLFCKERQPIRPNATLQNSSSKSNLGGLALRENMDCESRRSAQKNFTGKDQQNISPYFGGGGSNGSARKFQMPPVGNSNNSGGKAKRQISFDC from the exons atGGCCACCAGCAACTTGATTaggaataaaataaacaacagCTACGAATCGGAGCCTTCTACAGGAAGCGGG TCTTCGCTCAGTGAAAACAATGAGGGCCATATATCTGACGAGGAGCACATGAATCTGCCGTATCTGATGAAACCGAAACCACTGAGCAACCAACCGAGTAACGATACCCCGACGCCACCCAACCAGAAGCCAAGCAGCCAGGAATCCCAGTTCCTTGGCTTCGGAGACAGCCCATATGGCCAGGTGAACAAGCGTCTGTATGGCTCCCAGCTGCAGAACCTCAAGCTGCCCGAGGTTGAACCCCCTGCCGTCCGTCGCCCCTCGCCGGGCAAGATTGTCTTTCCCCGGTTCTACGACACCCTCATCGAGGAGAACAGCTGCAATGCCGTGGACATGGCCGTGTCGGTGGCCATCACAGCCACCACGACAACGGGCAGCCTCTCCTTCGATGGCAAAATCAAAAGTCTGACTGCGAGACCTGAGGATCAGGAGAAGCCAGGACCCTCCAATCCCCGACTCTCCACCGTTCTGGAAACCTCTCTGAACACATCGCAGAAGTTCAATAACGAACGATCGCCCGATCTCTTTGCCGACAGCGAAGAGGAGGGAGAAAACGATGAGCAGGTGGAGAAGGAACCCGCCACGAGGCTGGAGGATCTGCCCGAGGTGCTAGAGGAGTCGCAGTGCACTAGCGATGTACGTGCCCGCTGCTCGCTGACTGGCCCCACCGAGTCCAGCTTTGTGGACGAGCAGACAATGGACATGTCGGCCACCCAGCTTAACGCCAACGATCCCCGATCGCATTTCTTGGAGAACTGCAGGCGAGAGCGGGAACTCTATCGGCGGATACGGCGCTGCCTTCAGGGAGTCCGTCCGCCGCCCACGGTGACCACGCCCGATGTGGACGTCATCAAAATGGTGCTTAGCATGAAGACCAACGTACTCAACTTTCTCGCCAAGGATGCCCCAGCCTCAACGCCCACAATTGAGGACAGTGGCATTAGTGAAACCAGCTCGTTGTTTCGACCCACCCACAGTCTCTCAGAGGCTCAAAACATGGGCTGGCGGGAGGTGCTTGGCGTGAGACATCATGGACTGAG CTACAATCTGAACAAGGCTGCCGAACAAAATGAATACCTCAGCATGTCCGTGGTGGACCGATATGTGGGCGTGGAAACCGCCACTTCCTATGTTCGTTCCCCCTCGAGTGCCAAGAAGCGAAACATGCGGATGAA AATGTTAACCCAATCGCCTGGAAATCGCCTAAGTCACCTGGCCAAGCGTCGTGCCATATTTTCATCTGCAAATCTGGCAACCAACTCACAGAAGCTCAACAGCTCAATTGGACCACAAATAGTACTGGATAAGAA AAAAGCACGAAATAAACGTAAGGCCACGCCCAAACGAAAGACGCCGGGCAGCAAGAAGAAAG CCCGCAAGACGCCATCCTCATCCGCCCGTAAGCACCTCTATCGCACCGATCTCATCAAGCCAGGACCTTCGAGAGAAACCTCCAAGCGTGCCTTATTCCAAAGCCCGGCCAAAAACCTCCAGCAACAGCAGCTTATGCCGCCCAAGCCACTCTTCAAGCCGGAGATTGCGAATCGCGTGGAACGATCGAAGCGGGCTCTCTTTTCGCCGGACCACCAGGGCGGTAGTAATCAGCTGGAGTCACTTCTGAAGCGGAAAAGGAACGCCTGCGATGATGAGGACTCCGCTGATATGGCCAGCCAGAGCAGCAAACTGTTCCGCGCGGAGAGCAGTGGGCCTAGTGGTTTGACGCCTCGCGCTCTGAAGATCAAGAGTCAGAGCTTCTGCATTGGAGCTGGTTCCTCCACGGCGGGTCTTCAGCTGAAGTTGACGCAGCAGGTGGCTACTCCCGCTGGCCAATCGCGGCTCAGTCTTGGACTGAGCGGCAGCAGTAGCAACCTGGTAAGCGGCTCCTTCTCCCTTGCAAGCGGTACGCCTCTGGCGAGTAAACTACAACGGGCTCAGTCGGAGATGTGCGCCACGCCGAACAGCAGTATGACGGATAACCAGCGAAAG AAACTGCTTTGGGCTGTGTCGCAGGCACTGCAGGAGAAAAAAATTACTCCGAAGCACGAGCATTTCCGTCAGCATGCTGCCGACCTTACGCGCATTGTGAAGCGCATCTTCCAGGAATTCTACCTGGGCCACTCGTCCAGTAATAGCGAAACCTTGCTAAG GCTGGCCAAGAAATTCGCCTTTAGCGTTATTGCGGGAAAGAACGCGGATGACATTTACCTGCAGGCGCGAAGTCAGGAGAGCGAGGCCAAGCGGTTGTCGAGCACCCGCCTTTCGGGCTACATCGGTCCCGAGGAGTTTGCCCAGCGTAAGCTGTTGCTTTCGCAAACATCAGTAGCAGGAGCAGTGGCCGGCTCGGCTCGTTCGCTGCACAACATCTTTGGCAGCGAGAACTCCATTGATTCATTTGGCCTGAGTCAAATGAGCCTGCCGACGAACACCTGCTTGGATACGCAATCGAGTATAGTGGACCGCATTTCGGAGGATCTTTTCTGCAAGGAACGGCAACCCATACGGCCCAATGCCACGCTGCAGAACAGCTCGTCGAAGAGCAACCTGGGCGGACTGGCGCTGCGCGAGAACATGGACTGCGAGTCGCGTCGGTCGGCGCAGAAGAACTTCACCGGCAAGGACCAGCAGAACATCAGTCCCTACTTTGGAGGTGGAGGAAGTAACGGCTCGGCCCGGAAGTTCCAAATGCCACCCGTGGGAAACAGCAACAACTCTGGCGGCAAGGCCAAGCGGCAGATTTCCTTTGACTGCTAA
- the LOC119549825 gene encoding putative gustatory receptor 59f: protein MWSLKKPLTKRRKLKAWLKEGPSSYHLQYVERFTQLHNTLHWLLLISVLANTAPITILPGCPNRFYRLIHLIWMIIWYGNFAMASYFEFMLVTIHRVSLDRYLNSIESAVYVIHIFVIMLLTWQWRNSVPKVIESIVRSDMDRGYAIDYPRTKRFIKLQLFLVGIFTCLAVILDVWSQKFVISKTVLSINSYVLPNIMSSLSFIQYYLLLQGIAWRQRKVTENLEREILHLLNPRKAEVQRFRLHHADLTNFTRLVNRTFQYSIVLLFVGCFLNFNLVLFLVYQGIENPTLTDFVKWLYMLLWLAMHLGKVCSILYFNQKIQNEQSKCLTLLSGVSCSGNDLQDTINHFILQMRTNIRQHVVGGVIDLNLKYLTALLVASADFFIFLLQYDVTYEALAKSVQGNITKN, encoded by the exons ATGTGGAGCTTGAAGAAACCGCTCACGAAACGTCGCAAACTCAAAGCTTGGTTAAAGGAAGG ACCATCTTCTTACCACCTGCAATATGTGGAGAGGTTCACGCAGCTTCATAATACCCTTCACTGGTTACTACTCATCTCCGTTCTGGCAAATACAGCACCTATTACTATTCTTCCCGGCTGCCCCAATAGAttctatcgattgatccatcTAATTTGGATGATCATTTGGTATGGGAACTTCGCCATGGCATCCTACTTTGAATTCATGCTCGTCACTATACACAGAGTTTCACTGGATCGCTACCTAAATTCCATTGAATCTGCAGTCTATGTGATCCATATATTTGTTATCATGCTTCTCACTTGGCAATGGAGGAACTCGGTTCCAAAAGTCATAGAGAGTATTGTAAGATCGGATATGGATAGGGGTTATGCCATAGATTATCCGAGAACCAAGAGGTTTATTAAGCTGCAGCTGTTTCTGGTGGGGATTTTCACCTGTCTGGCCGTTATCTTAGATGTCTGGAGTCAAAAATTTGTGATATCTAAAACGGTTTTGAGTATTAACAGCTATGTGCTACCCAATATCATGAGCAGTTTATCCTTTATTCAGTACTACCTGCTGCTCCAAGGAATCGCATGGCGTCAGAGGAAGGTAACCGAAAACCTGGAGCGGGAAATATTACACTTACTTAACCCTCGGAAAGCGGAGGTCCAAAGATTTCGCCTGCACCACGCAGATCTGACCAATTTTACCAGATTGGTGAACCGCACTTTTCAGTATTCTATTGTACTCCTCTTTGTGGGATGTTTCTTGAACTTTAACCTGGTCTTGTTCCTGGTTTATCAGGGCATAGAGAATCCAACGTTGACCGACTTTGTCAAGTGGCTTTACATGCTCCTCTGGTTGGCCATGCACTTGGGAAAGGTTTGCAGCATCCTGTACTTTAATCAAAAGATCCAGAACGAG CAATCCAAGTGTTTGACCTTATTAAGTGGCGTCTCGTGCTCTGGCAACGATCTTCAGGATACTATTAACCACTTTATTCTTCAAATGCGAACGAATATACGACAGCATGTGGTGGGAGGAGTAATAGATCTGAACCTCAAATATTTAACAGCG TTGCTAGTAGCCTCTGCTGATTTTTTCATCTTTCTGCTGCAATATGATGTCACCTATGAGGCTTTAGCTAAATCGGTTCAGGGAAATAttaccaaaaattaa
- the LOC119551599 gene encoding vacuolar protein sorting-associated protein 21 isoform X1, producing the protein MRGIEGKVVVLGSRGVGKTRLVIRYIKNTLHRSESEVPTIAVSFFTCNIILDEVKIKLQIWDTAGQERYRAVAPMYYRNANAAILVFDLTQYKTFTEIKSWIQELHRNVQDPMILTLVGNKMDMQQQRAVSREEAFVFATSIGATYFETSTETDQGLEQVFISTAQGLVRLADEGKSPSLRSFESSDSLAYTNTNTAFSHTVAALARSPGNAAFRLPYVDIGLAVEGEDVKTNGVGRLETAPWSIEHIALGEVERPSWCCY; encoded by the exons ATGCGCGGAATTGAGGGCAAAGTGGTTGTTCTAGGCTCGCGAG GTGTGGGCAAAACCCGTTTGGTCATCAGGTACATAAAGAACACCTTGCACCGGAGTGAGAGCGAGGTCCCCACGATAGCCGTGTCCTTCTTCACGTGCAACATCATCCTGGACGAGGTCAAAATTAAATTGCAA ATTTGGGACACAGCTGGCCAGGAGCGATATAGGGCGGTGGCGCCCATGTATTATAGAAATGCCAATGCCGCCATTCTGGTCTTCGATCTGACGCAATACAAGACCTTCACGGAGATCAAGTCGTGGATTCAGGAGCTGCATCGCAATGTTCAGGACCCGATGATACTGACGCTGGTGGGAAACAAAATGGATATGCAGCAGCAGCGAGCGGTGTCCAGGGAGGAGGCCTTTGTGTTTGCCACCTCCATTGGGGCCACCTACTTCGAAACCTCCACGGAAACGGATCAGGGACTGGAGCAGGTGTTCATCTCCACGGCCCAGGGATTGGTTCGCCTGGCGGACGAGGGCAAGAGTCCCTCGCTGCGCTCCTTTGAGTCGAGTGATTCGCTGGCctacaccaacaccaacactgCCTTCAGCCACACGGTGGCCGCCTTGGCCAGAAGCCCGGGAAACGCTGCCTTTCGGCTGCCCTACGTTGATATAGGATTGGCGGTGGAGGGCGAGGATGTGAAGACCAATGGTGTGGGACGGCTGGAGACGGCGCCCTGGAGCATTGAGCACATTGCCCTCGGCGAGGTGGAAAGGCCCAGTTGGTGCTGCTACTAA
- the LOC119549835 gene encoding protein brown produces the protein MQESGSSSGQGQGGPSLCLEWKNLNYYVPAQEQSNYSFWNECRKKREINILQDASGHMKTGDLIAILGGSGAGKTTLLAAISQRLRGNLTGDVVLNGMAMERHQMTRISSFLPQFEINVKTFTAYEHLYFMSHFKMHRRTTKAEKRQRVADLLLAVGLRDSAHTRIQQLSGGERKRLSLAEELITDPIFLFCDEPTTGLDSFSAYSVIKTLRHLCTRRRIAKHSLNQVYGEDSFETPSGESSTSGSGSKSIEMEIVGESHESLLQTMRELPTLGVLNNSPNGTHKKAAICSIHQPTSDIFELFTHIILMDGGRIVYQGRTEQAAKFFTDLGYELPLNCNPADFYLKTLADKDGKENAGAVLRAKYEHETDGLYSGSWLLARSYSGDYLKHVQNFKKIRWVYQVYLLMVRFMTEDVRNIKSGLIAFGFFMITAVTLSLMYSGIGGLTQRTVQDVGGSIFMLSNEMIFTFSYGVTYIFPAALPIIRREVGEGTYSLSAYYVALVLSFVPVAFFKGYVFLSVIYASIYYTRGFLLYLSMGFLMSLSAVAAVGYGVFLSSLFESDKMASECAAPFDLIFLIFGGTYMNVDTVPGLKYLSLFFYSNEALMYKFWIDIDNIDCPVNEDHPCIKTGLEVLQQGSYRTADYTYWLDCFSLMVVAVIFHIVSFGLVRRYIHRSGYY, from the exons ATGCAGGAATCCGGCAGCTCGTCGGGTCAGGGACAGGGAGGTCCATCGCTGTGCCTGGAGTGGAAAAACCTCAACTACTATGTGCCCGCCCAGGAGCAGAGCAACTACAGCTTCTGGAACGAGTGCCGCAAGAAGCGGGAGATAAATATCCTCCAAGATG CCAGCGGGCACATGAAGACCGGCGACCTCATCGCCATCTTGGGCGGATCCGGTGCGGGTAAGACCACGTTGCTGGCGGCGATTTCGCAACGGCTGCGTGGTAACCTGACCGGGGATGTGGTTTTAAACGGCATGGCCATGGAACGGCATCAGATGACGCGCATCTCCAGCTTTCTGCCTCAGTTCGAGATCAATGTGAAGACGTTTACCGCCTACGAACATCTGTACTTTATG TCCCATTTCAAGATGCACCGCCGCACCACAAAGGCGGAGAAGCGACAAAGAGTGGCGGATCTCCTCCTGGCAGTGGGTTTGCGAGATTCGGCTCACACCCGCATTCAGCAGTTGTCAGGCGGAGAGAGAAAGCGACTCAGTTTGGCGGAGGAGCTGATCACCGATCCCATATTCCTGTTCTGCGATGAACCCACTACTGGATTGGACAGCTTCAGTGCCTACTCGGTGATCAAAACATTGAGGCACTTGTGCACGAGGCGACGGATTGCGAAGCACTCCTTGAATCAGGTCTACGGCGAGGACTCCTTCGAGACACCCAGTGGAGAGAGCAGTACTAGTGGCAGTGGAAGTAAGTCCATCGAAATGGAGATCGTCGGCGAATCCCATGAGAGTCTGCTACAGACGATGCGGGAACTCCCGACACTGGGAGTCCTGAACAATAGCCCCAACGGAACCCATAAGAAGGCAGCCATCTGCTCCATCCACCAGCCCACGTCGGATATCTTCGAGCTCTTCACCCACATTATCCTGATGGATGGCGGTAGAATAGTCTACCAGGGACGCACCGAACAGGCGGCCAAGTTCTTTACAGA cctGGGTTACGAACTTCCTCTGAACTGCAATCCCGCTGATTTCTACTTGAAAACCCTGGCCGATAAGGATGGGAAGGAAAATGCTGGGGCTGTGCTCCGGGCGAAGTACGAACACGAGACGGATGGACTCTACAGCGGAAGCTGGCTGTTAGCCCGCAGTTACAGTGGGGATTACCTAAAACATGTGCAGAACTT CAAGAAAATACGCTGGGTATATCAGGTGTACCTATTAATGGTGCGATTCATGACTGAGGATGTGCGAAATATCAAGAGTGGCCTCATAGCCTTTGGGTTTTTCATG ATCACTGCTGTCACATTATCCCTCATGTATTCCGGAATCGGTGGACTTACTCAGCGAACAGTTCAGGATGTAGGCGGCTCCATCTTCATGCTGAGCAATGAG ATGATCTTCACGTTCAGTTATGGAGTGACTTATATATTCCCCGCCGCTCTGCCGATTATCAGAAGGGAGGTTGGTGAGGGCACCTATAGCTTGTCCGCCTACTACGTGGCCCTCGTGCTCTCCTTTGTTCCGGTGGCCTTCTTTAAAGGATACGTCTTCCTGTCGGTGATTTACGCCTCCATCTACTACACACGTGGCTTTCTTCTGTACTTAAGTATGGGCTTCCTCATGAGCTTATCCGCGGTGGCAGCCGTCGGCTACGGGGTCTTCCTCTCCAGCCTTTTCGAGTCGGATAAGATGGCCTCCGAATGCGCAGCGCCCTTTGATCTGATCTTTCTAATTTTTGGTGGAACCTACATGAATGTGGATACGGTGCCTGGCTTGAAGTACTTGTCACTCTTTTTCTACTCCAACGAGGCACTGATGTATAAATTCTGGATTGACATCGATAACATCG ATTGTCCCGTCAACGAGGACCATCCTTGCATAAAGACCGGTTTGGAGGTCCTTCAGCAGGGTTCTTATCGCACCGCTGATTACACCTACTGGCTGGATTGCTTCAGCCTCATGGTTGTGGCAGTCATATTTCACATCGTCTCTTTTGGTTTAGTAAGACGATACATTCATCGCAGCGGTTACTATTGA